TGTTCAGCAGAGAAACCCTTTTCCATGAGGACTTCTTTCATGCGGGCAAGGTGATTACCCTGAAGTTCCACAGTATTTCCTTTTACCGTACCGCCGCATGCAAACTTCGATTTAAGGTAAGTGGACAGTTCATGAAGATCAATTTCACTTGCGTCGAAACCTTCTACAACGGTAACTTCTTTTCCGTATCTTCTTCTGTTGACTTTTACAGTAATTCTCTGTTGCTCTTTTGCGACCTCTTCGCAAATGCAAAGTTCTTGTGGAAGCCCGCATACTGGGCACATTCCGCTACTCATTTGTTGGTATATCCTCCGAATTTGTAATCATAGTATATGTGCATCTAAAAATAACTGAATAGATATAAAGTACTTGTCAATGATGGTATTAAAGCCTAATGGTATTTTTAAGGCACTTTACACTGAATTTCAGCAAATAATAAAGATTCACGAAAGCGTAAAGAAACAGCCAGAGCTTTTATAATTTTATATAACATTGTGTTCGTGTGTAAGTAGAATTTAACAATAAATGTATTATTGAATAGTAATGTCGCGAATAGTATATGTCGTAAGCGAAAAAGCTGGAGTTATGGGATAATTCCATAGGTTAGCACCTTGAAGACGAATCCAGACTGAAAAAGCTTAAAAGTCGAAGAGACTAAAAAGGTTAAAAAGCCTAAAAAGCTGGAGAAGCCTGAAATTCTGCCTTTGCTGGGAAGAGCTCCTATTTCCCGGCAAGAAATTAAATATATCTTGAACCCCATTTCTTTCTATATTTTGTAAATATATGTATTCACTTCTATTATATAAATATAATCCTATGAAAACATTGAATAACCTGATTCACGTTTGGGGGCTCTAAATGAATGATTTGAACGGGTTAATAGGTTTCGTGAACGGAAACAGTATAAGGCAAAAAGTGCTCTCCTTACTCTCCTCGAAAGGAGAAATGGAAGGGAAAAGAATATCAAAGACTGTGCGAGTTGCACATCCTACCGTCGCAAAAACACTAGAAGAACTTGAACAGAAAGGATTAATCATAAAAAAAGATGAAATATACTCCCTGACCGAATCCGGAGTAAAAGTAGAAAAAATGATCCAGCAAATTTAATAAAAATCAACTGATAGAACCAGTTAATTCTGCAACCAGTAAAGCAAGAGTATTTTTATCTTTTTCCTTTTATATTAAATACAGAATTTTTACTCGAGAGCCATCCAGTATCTTCCCATAACTAATTTTCGAATTACTTCTTACATATTTACATTCATTAATTCAGATTTGTGAAAAGGGCGCCGTCATCCCGAGACAGGATTCAGGCGAAATAGGACTCAGGAGTCAGAAATATTTATCTAATCCTTATCCCTTTATGTCGCCATAGGCTGTTTGCGCTAACACTAAAGATTCTGGATTTAAAAATAACCTATTAAAAACTAAATTTCGGTATCCAAAAAGGATTAGCATCAGAGGCAAGTCAATGTTACCTGAAGAAGACCTTAAGATTATTAAAAAAGAACTCGGGCGAGAGCCCACCCTGGTAGAACAGGGCTGCTTTTTAAATTTATGGAGCGAACACTGTTCCTACCGCTCAAGCGCTCCTCTCCTTAAAACTTTTACTACGACTGGCAAGAACGTGATTATCGGTCCAGGAGACGATGCTGCAATTATTAGATTCGAGGATGGATACGTACTTGCCATAGGCATGGAAAGCCATAATCACCCCTCATATGTAGATCCCTATAATGGGGCTGCTACCGGTGTTGGAGGTATTGTGAGGGACATAATCTCTATGGGAGCCCGCCCTATTGCTCTCATGGACCCTCTCTATTTTGGGCCTCTTGACACTCCTAAAAATCTATTCCTTTTCGAGCAGATAATTAAGGGAATTGCAAGCTATGGAAACTGTATCGGAGTGCCTGTAGTCAACGGTGAGACCTTCTTTGACAGAAAATACAGTGGAAATCCTCTTGTAAATGTGGTTGCAGTAGGGCTCTGTAAGGAAGAAGAAATTATAACTTCACGCTCCCAGAAAGCCGGAAACAAACTCGTGCTCGTAGGCTCAAGCACAGGAAGAGACGGGCTTGGGGGAGCTTCCTTTGCCTCAAGGGATCTTTCCGAATCAGCCGAAGCTGAGGACCGACCAAGTGTTCAGGTAGGAGATCCCTATACTGAGAAGCTTGTAATTGAAATGACCCTGGAAGCTATGAAAAAGGGGTATGTAAAATCCTGCAAAGACCTTGGAGCTGCCGGCTTAGGAGGGGCAAGCTCGGAACTGGCTGCAAAAGGAGGGCTTGGAGCCCGGATCATTACAGACGCTGTGCCGCAACGCGAGCCCAATATGAACGCTTATGAAATCCTGCTTGCGGAATCTCAGGAGCGCATGCTCTTTGAAGTAGCTCCCGAAGACGTCGAAGCCGTCCTTGCTCTGGCAGCAAAATACGACCTTAATGGAGCTGTAGTAGGATACCTGACAGAAGAGCCAAACTATACAGTTGAGTTTAAAGGGGAAATTGTTGCCGATATACCAATAGCTTTACTGACAGGCGGCGCTCCAACCTGCGAGAAACCCTCAGTAACTCCTATTTCCCAGGTTGAGGAGAGTAAAGCACTAGAAACTCCAAAAGACCTGAAAACAGCTTTCCTGAAAGTCCTATCTTCCTATAATATTGCCTCAAAAGAATGGATTTACAGGCAGTATGACCATGAGGTTCAGTTGAGAACAATTGTCAAACCCGGAGAAGATTCCAGTGTGCTCAGGATTACCGATAAAAAAGGAATTGCACTTTCCTGCGGCTGTCAGCCAAGAGCTACCCTTCTTGACCCCTACAATGGGGGAAAGACCGCAGTTGTGGAAAACGCCATGAACCTTGCAGTAAAAGGTGCAGAAGGGCTTGCAATTGTAAACTGCCTGAACTTCGGAAACCCTGACCGTCCGGAAATTTACTGGCAATTTAAAAACGCCGTGCTCGGTCTTGGGGATGGAGCCAGGGAACTCTCTATCCCTGTCGTTGGGGGAAACGTCTCTCTATATAATGAAAGCGATGAGTTCAAGACTGCAATTCTCCCAACTCCTTCGATTGGAATGATAGGTAAAGTTGACCTTGAAACTCCACTTCCTTCAAGCTTCTTTGTGTCATCCGGAGACACTATTATCCTGGTAGGAGAAACAACTGCCGACATGGGAGGTTCCGAATATTATGCCTGTTTTGGAGCCCAGAATGCTGGGAAAGTTCCTCCTGTCCCGACAAACTTCCCGGAGATAATAAAAGCCATAATCGAAGCTGTAAAGAGTGGAAAACTAAACTCGGCACATGACCTTTCCCTTGGAGGAATTGCTGCAGGGCTTGCAAGAATGTGCAGAGACCTTGGCGCAGAAGTAGACCTGAGTGAGGCTGCAGAAATTAAAGCTGATGAGCTGTTATTCTCAGAAGCCCCTGCACGGGCTTTGCTTGCTACAAACGAGCCGGAAGCTGTACTGGAGATCCTCAAAGATGTGCCCCACATCATAATCGGCAAGGTAGGAGGTAATTCGCTTAGGATCAAAGGAAAAGATTTTGAGATTTCTCTATCCCTCAAAGAGATCTCGGATGCGTACGGCAGCCTTACAAGATTTATGATGGGCTGATCCCACAAGTCTTGTTTTGGAGGTATAAGACTTTCTGTGCTCCAATTCGAAGGGATAACATCCCTTCTTACTTTTTAAGATGTTTTTAATCTAAGCTGATATTTTTCAGCTCTTGTATCATCTTATCTTTAGTACTTTTTGATATTTTTCAAGTTTTGATTTAACATGAAAAGCAGTTTAGAAGTAAATTAAACAATAGTTTTTAGTAGGTTTCCGCACTAGATTACTTTGTTATGAAAGCCGTATGCATCTGTATGGGAGTGCATTTGCCTTACAACCCCAAGTGGTACTGGCCTGTCGAGGGTTTTGTGGGGATACCTGAGATGGATAGATATTTTGATCGGAATAGTATTTTTTCAAAATTTTTAAAAGCGAGCAGGCAAATGTTACGCCTTAATGATTTGATTCTGGAATCTATTGAAAGGGGGGGAAAATATTCCTTTGATCTGTCTGGACCCTTCCTTGAACAGTGTAGATGGGACCCCGAACTTCTCGAATCATTCTACGAACTTGGGGAAACCGGTGGTGTAGAGTTTACCGGGAGCTGCAATTATCACTCCCTGAGTTCATTATATCCCGATCTATCCTGGTTCAATGAAGAAGTGATAATGTACAAGGAAACACTCAGGGAGTTACTTGACATTACACCCGAAACATTTGTAAATACTGAACTTCTATATACTGAGAGAGCAGAGAGAATTCTTACCGATCTGGGTTTTAAGTGTCTTATCGCAGAAGGGTCTAGAAATCTTATGAATGGATACGACCCTGTACATGTTTTTGAAAACCATGTTCCGACCCTTCTAAGGCATATAAACCTTAGCGAGGATCTTGAACTGCGTTTTTCGAAGAAAGACTGGCAAGGCTATCCTCTTATTCCGGAAAAGTTTGTGGATTGGATTAACAGTATGGATGGTGACGTCCTGACACTTTATATTAATTATCAGAATATTTGTTTTCATTATAGAAATAAGAGTATGATAGCCGATTTTATCCGGTTGCTTCCCGAAACACTCAAATCCAGGGGAATTGAGATGTTGACACCAGCTGAGGCTGTAAAGAGATTCAAGCCTCTGAAACTTCCGACGCTGGCAACTGAACAGACAATACGTTATGGGATGCATAATGCATTAGGGAACCATGCTCAACAGCTTTATCTGCGAGAACTGGTAAGGGTTGGCGAGGAACTCTCAGAACTTAAGGGAAAAAAAGATTATAATAAACTTAGAGATGTATACGGTTATCTCCAGCAAAGTGAAATATTTTTTTCAATGAACCCTGGAAATATAAGAGAAGGGTATGAAAGAGCTGTAAACTATTTTTCCATCCTTTCAGATTTCAGAAGAGCTGTGCTTGAGGGAGGAACATGACCTCGGTTTGTATTTATTTCCAGGTGCATCAACCGTTCAGACTGCGCAGGTTTTGGCCAGATGACAGATCAGGGTTTTTCCGCTATTTCGACGAGAGATGCAACAGGGAAATCTTTGAAAGAGTAGCCCGGAAATGCTATATTCCTGCAAACAGAGTACTTCTGGACTTGCTTGATAGATATAAAGGAGAATTCAGGTTTTCTCTTTCAGTTACCGGAACCCTGCTCGAGCAATGCGAACTTTGGGGAAAAGATGTACTCGAGAGTTTCCGACAGATGGCAGAAACCGGATCAGTGGAATACCTGGACGAAACCTTCTATCATTCCCTCTCAAGCCTTTTTGAAGACAAAACCGAATTTATTGAGGAGATAAGAGAGCACAGAGAAAGTATGTCTGATCTTCTGGGAGTTAAACCTGAGGTATTTCGGAATACTGAACTGCTTTACAATAACACGATAGCAAAGCTTGTTTCTGACCTGGGGTATAAGGCTATCCTTACTGAGGGTGCGGATCATATACTTGATGGAAGGTCTCCCAACGTTCTTTACAAGGCAAAAGGCTCGGGACTTCCAGTTATAGTCAGGAATTATAAACTAAGTGACGATATAGGATACAGATTCTCGGCAAGGTGGTGGGAAGGATATCCTCTGACTGCAGAAAAATGGGCCTCATGGGCATCTGGGATTAATGAGGATTGTATTAATATTTTTATGGACTATGAGACCTTCGGAGAGCATCAATGGGAAGAAACCGGGATATTTTCCTTTCTGGAAAAGCTGCCAGAGGAAGTTCTCAAGACTCACCTGGATTTCAGCACTCCCCGTGAGCTTGTCGAAAAATACTCACCTGTTTCCGAGATTGATATAGGGGATTTTTCTACAATCTCCTGGGCTGATATGGAGCGCGACACCAGTGCATGGCTTGGCAACGACATGCAAAGGCGCTGCTTTGAAGAGATAAAGCTGCTTGAGCCATTTGTAAGGAAAACAGAGGACCCTGAAATCCTGCGTATTTGGAAGCACCTTCTAACTTCGGATCACTATTACTACATGTGTACCAAGTGGCTTGGGGATGGGGATGTCCACTCATATTTCAGCGTCCACTCCACACCCTTCGATGCCGCTGTTAATTTCATGGCTGTACTTATGGATTTCAAAGCGCAGGTATTCAAGAAACTTAGCGCAATAGCTTAATTAAATGTGCACATACTAATTTATGGGAGTCGAGTCACATGGTAAGGGACTTGTTCATGTTTGCAGGCCTCAATGAGAGGACGCAGATTGTATGGTTTAAAATTATTTATTCAAAGGAACCCGGATCTTTATCCTCAATAATCGACTTTCTGGAAAAAGAGAACGCGTTCATTATGTTTGGTCATCTGGATAACATAACACAAAAAACAGGAGAATATTCAGTATTTATCGAACTTGATAAAAATAGTGACCCAGAAGACTTTGCCAGGAAGGTAGAGGAGCTTGACGTTGTAAGTGAGGTAGAATACGGAGTTTCAAAGTACAGAATGATCTATTCTGCGGACTTTCCCCTTAATGTCGTAGGAGTCAGAGGAGTTGCGGCAAGAGCACTCACAATTGTTGATATCATTAAGACTCTAAATCAGAATGTGCCACATGCCGAGGGACTTCTCACAATGTCAGGACTTAAGGGAGGAATTCATTCAGCAAAATATTTTAAGAGTATTTTGAACCTTGATGATAGTAATTTCGCAGACGTGCTTGCAGAACTCTACAGGGGTGTAGGCTGGGGAATTCTTGAGATAGAATGCGATCCGAAGACGTATCAAGGAAAAATTATTGTTAAAGATTCGTTTATAGCTGACGTTTACGGAGGGGCGGACCAGCCAGTATGTGCCTTTATGAGCGGCTATTTTGCAGGTTACCTGACCGAGTATTTCGGAAAAAACATTAGTGTGAGGGAGGTAAGCTGTAAAGCTACAGGAAAGGATGTCTGCGAACATATAATCTCACCGGCACCATCGGGCGGCACAGGTCAGGAATACCAGCTGAGAGGGGAGACGCGGTGATAAGGCTACCCAATGCCGTTTTAGGAAATGATGAGCTGCTTGTAACAATGGGGAGAAAAGGAGAAATCCTTGGCTTTTTTTATCCCCGACGAGACCACGCTCAGCATGTCGAAGAATCCGTTGCCTGTATTCATACGGGCGAGAGGCTTCTCTGGACCAACGATAACGATTGGCACTGCATCCAGAATTATGTAGAAGACACCAATATAGTATCCACAAAACTCTACCATGATTCGGGAATCCGAATCTCCATTCTTGATCTTGTACATCCTGATGTGCCTGTTCTTATACGCAGGTTTAAGGTCCAGTCCCAGAGAGAAATTTCGGGAAAATTCTTTTATTATTCCAATTTTAATGTAGGGGAAACTTCTAAGAAAAACTCAGGATTTTGCGATACCGATACCCATTTGCTCGTACAGTACTGGCAAAACTACTATATAGGAATTTATTCCCTTCCAGAGTTTACCGAATGGCAAATAGGAAAGGCAATGGACACTATCTGGTGGACTAATTCCAAGTATGATATGGAAGATGGGAAACTCCAGAGAAATAAGGAAGATATAGGAAATATTAATAACGCAGCTGGCTGGGACCTTGAACTGGAGGCTGGCGGAGCAAACGAATTTGTTATCCTGATGGGAGCTGCATCTTCCAGACACCTCCTGTATAAGAGGATATACGAACTCTCAAAACTGCCCCTTGAATACATTTTCGAAAAGACAAGAGAACACTGGGTTATGTGGCTTTCAAGAAAGCAGGTGCTCAGGATGCCTGGAATAGAGGGATACGATAACCTGCGGCAGGAGCTATTCAGTGCTTATAATAGGGCTCTTCTTGTGCTTTATCTCCTTAATGACCACG
The Methanosarcina thermophila TM-1 genome window above contains:
- the yciH gene encoding stress response translation initiation inhibitor YciH → MSSGMCPVCGLPQELCICEEVAKEQQRITVKVNRRRYGKEVTVVEGFDASEIDLHELSTYLKSKFACGGTVKGNTVELQGNHLARMKEVLMEKGFSAEQIKN
- a CDS encoding helix-turn-helix domain-containing protein, giving the protein MNDLNGLIGFVNGNSIRQKVLSLLSSKGEMEGKRISKTVRVAHPTVAKTLEELEQKGLIIKKDEIYSLTESGVKVEKMIQQI
- the purL gene encoding phosphoribosylformylglycinamidine synthase subunit PurL, giving the protein MLPEEDLKIIKKELGREPTLVEQGCFLNLWSEHCSYRSSAPLLKTFTTTGKNVIIGPGDDAAIIRFEDGYVLAIGMESHNHPSYVDPYNGAATGVGGIVRDIISMGARPIALMDPLYFGPLDTPKNLFLFEQIIKGIASYGNCIGVPVVNGETFFDRKYSGNPLVNVVAVGLCKEEEIITSRSQKAGNKLVLVGSSTGRDGLGGASFASRDLSESAEAEDRPSVQVGDPYTEKLVIEMTLEAMKKGYVKSCKDLGAAGLGGASSELAAKGGLGARIITDAVPQREPNMNAYEILLAESQERMLFEVAPEDVEAVLALAAKYDLNGAVVGYLTEEPNYTVEFKGEIVADIPIALLTGGAPTCEKPSVTPISQVEESKALETPKDLKTAFLKVLSSYNIASKEWIYRQYDHEVQLRTIVKPGEDSSVLRITDKKGIALSCGCQPRATLLDPYNGGKTAVVENAMNLAVKGAEGLAIVNCLNFGNPDRPEIYWQFKNAVLGLGDGARELSIPVVGGNVSLYNESDEFKTAILPTPSIGMIGKVDLETPLPSSFFVSSGDTIILVGETTADMGGSEYYACFGAQNAGKVPPVPTNFPEIIKAIIEAVKSGKLNSAHDLSLGGIAAGLARMCRDLGAEVDLSEAAEIKADELLFSEAPARALLATNEPEAVLEILKDVPHIIIGKVGGNSLRIKGKDFEISLSLKEISDAYGSLTRFMMG
- a CDS encoding glycoside hydrolase family 57 protein, which encodes MKAVCICMGVHLPYNPKWYWPVEGFVGIPEMDRYFDRNSIFSKFLKASRQMLRLNDLILESIERGGKYSFDLSGPFLEQCRWDPELLESFYELGETGGVEFTGSCNYHSLSSLYPDLSWFNEEVIMYKETLRELLDITPETFVNTELLYTERAERILTDLGFKCLIAEGSRNLMNGYDPVHVFENHVPTLLRHINLSEDLELRFSKKDWQGYPLIPEKFVDWINSMDGDVLTLYINYQNICFHYRNKSMIADFIRLLPETLKSRGIEMLTPAEAVKRFKPLKLPTLATEQTIRYGMHNALGNHAQQLYLRELVRVGEELSELKGKKDYNKLRDVYGYLQQSEIFFSMNPGNIREGYERAVNYFSILSDFRRAVLEGGT
- a CDS encoding glycoside hydrolase family 57 protein produces the protein MTSVCIYFQVHQPFRLRRFWPDDRSGFFRYFDERCNREIFERVARKCYIPANRVLLDLLDRYKGEFRFSLSVTGTLLEQCELWGKDVLESFRQMAETGSVEYLDETFYHSLSSLFEDKTEFIEEIREHRESMSDLLGVKPEVFRNTELLYNNTIAKLVSDLGYKAILTEGADHILDGRSPNVLYKAKGSGLPVIVRNYKLSDDIGYRFSARWWEGYPLTAEKWASWASGINEDCINIFMDYETFGEHQWEETGIFSFLEKLPEEVLKTHLDFSTPRELVEKYSPVSEIDIGDFSTISWADMERDTSAWLGNDMQRRCFEEIKLLEPFVRKTEDPEILRIWKHLLTSDHYYYMCTKWLGDGDVHSYFSVHSTPFDAAVNFMAVLMDFKAQVFKKLSAIA
- a CDS encoding V4R domain-containing protein; amino-acid sequence: MVRDLFMFAGLNERTQIVWFKIIYSKEPGSLSSIIDFLEKENAFIMFGHLDNITQKTGEYSVFIELDKNSDPEDFARKVEELDVVSEVEYGVSKYRMIYSADFPLNVVGVRGVAARALTIVDIIKTLNQNVPHAEGLLTMSGLKGGIHSAKYFKSILNLDDSNFADVLAELYRGVGWGILEIECDPKTYQGKIIVKDSFIADVYGGADQPVCAFMSGYFAGYLTEYFGKNISVREVSCKATGKDVCEHIISPAPSGGTGQEYQLRGETR